The DNA sequence CCGTCGCCGCCCTCCTCACGTCGCCCGCAGCGGTCCTCGAACGGCTGTCATGGCTCGCGGCCAACCCCCTGCTGTTCGCGGCCGTCCTTCTCGGCGTCTCGGTCGTCCGGCCGTTTCTCGCCTGGCCGACGACGCTCTTGGCCGTGGCCGCGGGATACGGCTTCGGGCTGGTCGGTGGGACCGCCTTCGCGCTCCTGTTGATGACCGTCACCGCGCTCCCGCCGTTCCTCCTCGCTCGTCGCGCACGCGGCTCGGGTGCCGGACGGCTGACTGCGGCCTCCGAGGGCTTCGTCCGGCGCACGGGCGACTTCCGGAGCGTCGCCGCGAGCCGCTTCCTCCCGGCACCTTCGGACGTCGTCTCCGTCGCCGCTGGCGTTGCCAACGTCGCTGTCGGTCCGTTCCTCCTCGGAACCGCTGTCGGCGAACTGCCGTGGGCCGTCGCGGGCGTCCTCGTCGGCTCGTCCCTCGACGGCCTCTCGGCCGGTTCGCTGGCGGCCGTCGTCGACACGCGTCTCGTCCTCGCAATCGCGGTGCTCGGGGTGCTCGGTCTCGCTGGCCCGGTCTACCGCCACGTCGTCGCCGACGGGGCTGGCGACGGCGACTCGGCGAGTCAGCGGCTGTAAGTGACTGACACGCTCGGGCAAGGGATTTTAAACGGGACCGTGTCCGTCGAAGTATGTTCCCCGAAGTCGTCGAGACAGAGCGTCTCAGGTTGGAGCGGTTCAGCCGCGAGACGGTCGACACTCTCGACCTCTACGAGTACACCGCGAAGGCGGACAGCATCGAAGAGGAGACGCAGTACGTCACTTGGGACCCGCACACCACGCCGAAGGAGACGTGGGACTTCCTGACGGGGATGGAAGAGGCGTGGGACGACCGGGAGAACGCGACGTACGCGATCTTCCCGAAGGCGGGCGAGGACGGCGCGGGCGAGTTCGCCGGAAACACTGGCTTCGACATCGACTGGGAGAAGCGCAAAGCCACCCTCGGAATCTGGCTCCGCAAGCCCTTCTGGGGGCGTGGCTACTCAGGTGAGCGCGCCGGAGCGCTCTTCCAACTCGCGTTCGACCGGCTGGACCTCGAAGTCGTCGACGTCGGCCACGTTCCGGACAACGACAAGTCGCGGCGAGCAATCGAGAAATATATCGACAGCTACGGTGGCCGTCACGACGGCATCCTCCGCAACTGGCAGTTGACGGCCGACGGCGACCCGGTCGACCTCGAACTCTACTCGGTCTCCCAAACGGAGTGGCGCGAAGTCGTCGGCGACGAGCGCGAGGCGACGTTTCTCGAGGAGAGGGACGATGAGTGACCTCTTTCCGACCTACGTCGAGAGCGAGCGGCTCCGATACGACCCACTGCACGAGTCCATCGACGCGCTCGACCTCTACGACTACCACCGAAGCGGCGAACTGGACGCCGTGCTGCAACCCCTCGGCGAGACGCCGCACGCGACGCCGAAGGAGACGTGGGACGAATTGGACGGGGTACGCGAGCGCTGGGACGAGGGTAAGAAGGCCAGTTACGCCATCACGCGGAAGGAGGACGGCGGCGGAGCGGAGGGCGAGTTCGTCGGCGTCGCCGAACTCTGGATGGAGTGGGATTACTCTCGAACGTCGCTCGGGACGTGGATTCGCAAGCCCTTCTGGGGCCGTGGCTACGCGGGCGAGCGGGCGGGAGCGATGCTCGTCGTCGCCTTCGAGTGTCTCGATCTGGCCCTCGTCGACGTCGGCCACGAACCCGGCAACGAACAGTCGCGACGAGCTATCGAGAAATACGTCCAGCAGTACGGCGGCCAACACGACGCGTCGGTTCGCAACTGGCTCCCGCCAGGTGATTCGGGGGGACCGCGCGACCTCGAACGCTACAGCATCTCGCAGAAACAGTGGCGCGCGAACGTCGGCGACGACGAGTTGGCGAGCGTCGTCGTCGAGCGATAGTCCGGACGACGTTGTAACCCGGACGACGTTACTCGTCGGACGCGCCCGGAACCGCACCGGCGACGACCTCGCCGCCCTTCAGGACGGCCGTCGGATTGTTGAGCAGCGTCAGGTCGTCGGTCACGTCGCCCTCGACGAGGAGCAGGTCGGCGTAGGTTCCCGCTTCGAGGGTCCCCGAGCCGTCCAGGCCGACGACCGCGGCGGCCGTCTCGGTCATCGCGCGGATGGCTTCGGCGGGGGCCATCCCGTAGTTAGCCATGAACTCGACCTCGGAGGCGTTCGCGCCGTGGTAGTTGAACGGCGTCCCGGCGTCGGTGCCTCCGGCGATACGGACCCCTGCGTCGAGTGCTTTCTCGAACGACTGGATGTGCCGCTCGTAGACGTGGCGGGTCTTTCGCGCGCTCTCCTCGGTCGCCATCTCCATGTTGCGGACGATGTAGTACGGCGCGGAGAGCGTCGGGACGAGCGTCACGTCGTGCTCCAAGAACAGTTCGACGGCCTCGTCGTCAAGGAAGGTGCCGTGTTCGACGGTGTCGACTCCGGCTCGAATCGCGGCTTTCGCCCCCTCGGCACCGTGGACGTGGGTCGCCGCGTGGACGCCTTGGCGGTGGGCCTCGTCGACGAGCGCGTCGATTTCGGCGTAGGTCATCGCGACCGCGTCCGGGTCGGTCCCGGGCGTCGTCACCCCGCCGGTCGTCATGAACTTGATGAACTCCGCCCCCCGTTTGGTCTGCTCGCGGACCGCCCGGCGGGCGTCGTTCGGGCCGGTGATCTCCCGGCCGAGATGGTGGCCGTGGCCCCCGGTGATGGTGATCGAGCGGCAGTTGGCGACCGTCCGCGGGCCGGGAATATCCCCCGCCTCGATGGCGTCTCTGACGTGCGGGTCGACGTCGCGGGCACCCATCGCCCGGACGCCGGTGATACCGGCTTCGAGCGTCTTGCGGGCGTTGCGAGCCTCGGCGAGCGCGAGTTCGGCGTCCGTCATGCCGACGACGTCTTCGACACTGCGCTCGCCGGAGAGCGAGTAGTGGATGTGGGCGTCGACGAGTCCCGGCAGAACAGAGTAGCCCGGCAGAGAGACAGCAGGCCCGTCCGCAGCAGCAGTCACGTCGTCGGCGTCGCCGACGGCCGTAATCGTTCCCGACTCCGTGTCGACGGCGACCGCACCCCTGTGTGCCTCGCCGCCGTCGACCAGCGTCACGTCACGGAGAATCATGGTCGCGTTTTCCACCGCGCGGGCTTGAATCTGTCCGAACGCCCCGAG is a window from the Halogranum gelatinilyticum genome containing:
- a CDS encoding GNAT family N-acetyltransferase; protein product: MSDLFPTYVESERLRYDPLHESIDALDLYDYHRSGELDAVLQPLGETPHATPKETWDELDGVRERWDEGKKASYAITRKEDGGGAEGEFVGVAELWMEWDYSRTSLGTWIRKPFWGRGYAGERAGAMLVVAFECLDLALVDVGHEPGNEQSRRAIEKYVQQYGGQHDASVRNWLPPGDSGGPRDLERYSISQKQWRANVGDDELASVVVER
- a CDS encoding TVP38/TMEM64 family protein, whose product is MNRRTRLALGVGTLLVVAVAALLTSPAAVLERLSWLAANPLLFAAVLLGVSVVRPFLAWPTTLLAVAAGYGFGLVGGTAFALLLMTVTALPPFLLARRARGSGAGRLTAASEGFVRRTGDFRSVAASRFLPAPSDVVSVAAGVANVAVGPFLLGTAVGELPWAVAGVLVGSSLDGLSAGSLAAVVDTRLVLAIAVLGVLGLAGPVYRHVVADGAGDGDSASQRL
- a CDS encoding GNAT family N-acetyltransferase, with protein sequence MFPEVVETERLRLERFSRETVDTLDLYEYTAKADSIEEETQYVTWDPHTTPKETWDFLTGMEEAWDDRENATYAIFPKAGEDGAGEFAGNTGFDIDWEKRKATLGIWLRKPFWGRGYSGERAGALFQLAFDRLDLEVVDVGHVPDNDKSRRAIEKYIDSYGGRHDGILRNWQLTADGDPVDLELYSVSQTEWREVVGDEREATFLEERDDE
- a CDS encoding metal-dependent hydrolase family protein, with protein sequence MILRDVTLVDGGEAHRGAVAVDTESGTITAVGDADDVTAAADGPAVSLPGYSVLPGLVDAHIHYSLSGERSVEDVVGMTDAELALAEARNARKTLEAGITGVRAMGARDVDPHVRDAIEAGDIPGPRTVANCRSITITGGHGHHLGREITGPNDARRAVREQTKRGAEFIKFMTTGGVTTPGTDPDAVAMTYAEIDALVDEAHRQGVHAATHVHGAEGAKAAIRAGVDTVEHGTFLDDEAVELFLEHDVTLVPTLSAPYYIVRNMEMATEESARKTRHVYERHIQSFEKALDAGVRIAGGTDAGTPFNYHGANASEVEFMANYGMAPAEAIRAMTETAAAVVGLDGSGTLEAGTYADLLLVEGDVTDDLTLLNNPTAVLKGGEVVAGAVPGASDE